The proteins below are encoded in one region of Pseudomonas entomophila L48:
- a CDS encoding CmpA/NrtA family ABC transporter substrate-binding protein, whose translation MPLAWVNGSDAPEKTCLDIGFMALTDCASVIVAATQGFAQQQGLTLNLHRQASWAGLRDKLTRGELDAAHCLYGLVYAVQLGVGGGPARDMAVLMGLNQNAQAINLSPALQRKGVTSPEALARLVHQHGARLTFAQTFPTGTHAMWLYYWLASQGIHPLRDVDSVVVPPAQMVAHLQAGRIDGFCAGEPWSADAIAKGQGFTLATSQAVWPDHPEKVLACARGFVEQYPNSARALIKAVLAASRFIEQNLENRRGAAQLLSGDSYLGIPVSSIEPRLLGEYQDGLGNRWQDRHALRLFDQGRANLPYLSDGMWFMTQFRRWGILRDDPDYLEVARQVQQLALYREAAEALHIPCAELPMRSSRLIDGSRWDGSDPHGYARSFSLHALDVAPGARVGR comes from the coding sequence ATGCCCCTGGCCTGGGTCAACGGCAGCGATGCCCCCGAGAAGACCTGCCTGGACATCGGGTTCATGGCCCTGACCGACTGCGCCTCGGTGATCGTGGCCGCCACCCAGGGCTTCGCCCAGCAGCAGGGCCTGACCCTGAACCTGCACCGCCAGGCCTCCTGGGCCGGCCTGCGCGACAAGCTGACCCGGGGCGAGCTGGACGCCGCCCACTGCCTGTACGGGCTGGTCTATGCTGTGCAGCTTGGCGTGGGCGGCGGCCCGGCCAGGGACATGGCGGTGCTCATGGGCCTGAACCAGAATGCCCAGGCCATCAACCTCTCCCCGGCACTGCAGCGCAAGGGCGTGACCAGCCCCGAGGCACTCGCCCGGCTGGTGCACCAGCATGGCGCACGGCTGACCTTCGCCCAGACCTTCCCCACCGGCACCCACGCCATGTGGCTGTACTACTGGCTGGCCAGCCAGGGCATTCACCCATTGCGTGACGTCGATAGCGTGGTGGTGCCACCCGCGCAGATGGTCGCCCACCTGCAGGCAGGGCGTATCGACGGCTTCTGTGCCGGCGAGCCCTGGTCGGCCGACGCCATCGCCAAGGGCCAGGGTTTCACCTTGGCCACCAGCCAGGCGGTGTGGCCGGATCACCCGGAAAAAGTGCTGGCCTGCGCCCGCGGCTTCGTCGAGCAGTACCCCAACAGCGCCCGGGCGCTGATCAAGGCGGTCCTCGCCGCCAGCCGGTTCATCGAACAGAACCTCGAGAACCGCCGGGGCGCTGCGCAGTTGCTCAGTGGCGACAGCTACCTGGGCATCCCGGTGAGCAGCATCGAACCGCGCCTGCTTGGCGAATACCAGGATGGCCTGGGCAACCGCTGGCAGGACCGCCACGCACTGCGCCTGTTCGACCAGGGCCGCGCCAACCTGCCCTACCTCTCCGACGGCATGTGGTTCATGACCCAGTTCCGCCGCTGGGGTATCCTGCGCGACGACCCGGATTACCTCGAGGTGGCACGCCAGGTCCAGCAACTGGCCTTGTACCGTGAGGCCGCCGAAGCCTTGCACATACCCTGCGCCGAGCTACCGATGCGCAGTAGCCGGCTGATCGACGGCAGCCGCTGGGACGGCAGCGACCCCCATGGCTACGCGCGCAGCTTCAGCCTGCACGCCCTGGACGTGGCGCCCGGCGCACGCGTCGGACGCTGA
- a CDS encoding bifunctional protein-serine/threonine kinase/phosphatase: MSLRLSFAQASATGPREENQDALRLVTPAPELAASKGYLFALADGVSHCADGGLAARASLQALALDYYATPATWSVAQALDRLLLAQNRWLRAQGNGQPLLTTLSALVLRGRRFTLAHVGDCRLYHWHGEHLQCLSEDHVWDQPGMQHVLKRALGLDQQLLVDYLEGDLHQGECFLLLSDGVWASLGDAHIQSILREQPDPQEAVDTLVSAAHLCGSQDNASALLIRVDELGPVSLGDTLAQSQQWPLPGTLRNGQMIDDWKVDALLGQSRQSQLYRVRDEQGQAWLLKTLPQVDEVEPQAIQSLLLEEWFLRRVAGRHFPETHPANQRQHLYYLMREYPGETLATLFATHGPLPLPQWLEIARQLLHAVGALHRRNLLHRDIKPENLHLGSDGQLRVLDFGLAYCPGLSEDLPHTLPGTPSYIAPEAFDGQPPSPRHDLYAVGVTLYHLLTGHYPYGEIEAFQRPRFGAPVSAARYRPDLPEWLQRNLEQAVAANPAHRFETAEQWLLLLERGDRQELPDRPRPLLEREPLKVWRTVALISLLVNLAVFLALLKG, from the coding sequence ATGAGCCTGCGCTTGAGTTTCGCCCAGGCCAGCGCCACCGGGCCGCGGGAGGAGAACCAGGACGCCCTGCGCCTGGTCACCCCCGCGCCGGAGCTGGCCGCCAGCAAGGGCTACCTGTTCGCCCTCGCCGACGGCGTCAGCCACTGCGCCGACGGCGGCCTGGCGGCGCGAGCCAGCCTCCAGGCGCTGGCGCTGGACTACTACGCCACGCCTGCCACCTGGAGTGTGGCCCAGGCCCTGGACCGCCTGTTGCTGGCGCAGAACCGCTGGCTGCGCGCCCAGGGCAATGGCCAGCCTCTGCTGACCACGCTAAGCGCCCTGGTGCTGCGCGGGCGACGCTTCACCCTCGCCCATGTCGGCGATTGCCGCCTGTACCACTGGCATGGGGAACACCTGCAATGCCTGAGCGAGGACCATGTCTGGGATCAACCGGGCATGCAGCATGTACTCAAGCGCGCCCTGGGCCTGGACCAGCAGTTGCTGGTGGACTACCTGGAGGGTGACCTGCACCAAGGCGAATGCTTCCTGCTGCTCAGCGATGGCGTCTGGGCCAGCCTGGGGGATGCGCATATCCAGTCGATCCTGCGTGAACAACCCGATCCGCAGGAGGCCGTCGATACTCTGGTGAGCGCCGCCCATCTGTGCGGCAGCCAGGACAATGCCAGCGCCCTGCTGATCCGAGTCGATGAGCTGGGCCCGGTGAGCCTCGGCGACACACTGGCGCAATCGCAGCAATGGCCACTGCCCGGTACCTTGCGCAACGGACAGATGATCGATGACTGGAAGGTCGATGCCTTGCTCGGCCAAAGCCGCCAGTCGCAGCTTTATCGCGTACGAGACGAGCAAGGCCAGGCCTGGCTGCTCAAGACCTTGCCTCAGGTCGACGAAGTGGAACCCCAGGCAATCCAGAGCCTGCTGCTGGAAGAATGGTTCCTGCGCAGGGTCGCTGGCCGGCACTTCCCCGAGACGCACCCGGCCAACCAGCGCCAGCACCTGTACTACCTGATGCGAGAGTATCCAGGTGAGACCCTTGCGACCTTGTTTGCCACCCACGGCCCCTTGCCCCTGCCACAGTGGCTGGAGATTGCTCGCCAGCTATTGCACGCGGTTGGCGCGCTGCACCGGCGCAACCTGCTGCATCGCGACATCAAACCGGAAAATCTTCATCTGGGCAGTGATGGCCAGTTGCGTGTGCTGGACTTCGGCTTGGCCTATTGCCCGGGATTGTCCGAGGACTTGCCCCACACCTTGCCTGGTACGCCGTCGTATATCGCTCCGGAAGCCTTCGATGGGCAGCCACCCAGCCCACGCCATGACCTCTACGCAGTGGGTGTGACGCTATACCACCTGCTGACAGGGCACTATCCCTACGGTGAGATCGAAGCCTTCCAGCGACCACGCTTTGGAGCCCCAGTGAGCGCCGCCCGTTATCGCCCCGACTTGCCCGAGTGGTTGCAGCGCAATCTGGAGCAGGCGGTGGCCGCCAATCCAGCGCACCGCTTCGAGACGGCTGAACAGTGGTTGTTGCTGCTTGAGCGCGGGGATCGACAGGAACTGCCCGACCGACCACGCCCGCTGCTGGAGCGTGAGCCGCTTAAAGTGTGGCGAACGGTGGCGTTGATCTCGTTGCTGGTCAACCTGGCGGTGTTTCTCGCCCTGCTCAAGGGATGA
- a CDS encoding nitrate/nitrite transporter, giving the protein MNTSFWKSGHVPTLFAAFLYFDLSFMVWYLLGPLAVQIAADLQLSAQQRGLMVATPILAGAVLRFAMGLLVDRLSPKTAGLIGQVVVIVALACAWYLGVHSYEQALLLGVFLGFAGASFAVSLPLASQWYPPQHQGKAMGIAGAGNSGTVFAALLAPALAAGFGWNNVFGFALLPLLLTLALFALLARNAPEQPKPKAMADYLRALGDRDSWWFMFFYSVTFGGFIGLASALPGYFSDQYALSPVTAGYYTAACVFAGSLMRPLGGALADRFGGIRTLLAMYGVAAVCIAAVGFNLPSAAAALALFVSAMLGLGAGNGAVFQLVPQRFRQEIGVMTGLIGMAGGIGGFLLAAGLGAIKQHTGDYQLGLWLFASLGLLAWFGLHGVKLRWRTTWGSAAVTAARV; this is encoded by the coding sequence ATGAATACGAGCTTCTGGAAATCCGGGCATGTGCCCACCCTGTTCGCCGCCTTCCTCTACTTCGACCTGAGCTTCATGGTCTGGTACCTGCTCGGCCCCCTGGCGGTGCAAATCGCCGCCGACCTACAGCTCAGTGCCCAGCAACGGGGACTGATGGTGGCCACGCCGATCCTGGCTGGGGCGGTGCTGCGCTTCGCCATGGGACTGCTGGTCGACCGCCTGTCACCGAAAACCGCCGGTCTCATCGGCCAGGTGGTAGTGATCGTCGCCCTGGCCTGCGCCTGGTACCTAGGCGTGCACAGCTATGAACAGGCGCTGTTGCTCGGCGTGTTCCTCGGCTTCGCCGGGGCCTCGTTCGCCGTCTCCTTGCCGCTGGCCTCGCAGTGGTACCCACCGCAGCACCAGGGCAAGGCCATGGGCATCGCCGGTGCCGGCAACTCCGGCACGGTGTTCGCCGCCCTGCTGGCGCCCGCCCTGGCGGCCGGCTTTGGCTGGAACAATGTGTTCGGCTTTGCCCTGCTACCGCTGCTGCTGACCCTGGCGCTGTTCGCCCTGCTGGCGCGCAATGCCCCGGAGCAGCCCAAGCCGAAGGCCATGGCCGACTATCTCAGGGCCTTGGGCGACCGAGACAGCTGGTGGTTCATGTTCTTCTACAGCGTCACCTTCGGCGGCTTCATCGGCCTGGCCAGCGCCCTGCCCGGCTACTTCAGCGACCAGTACGCCTTGAGCCCGGTCACCGCGGGCTACTACACCGCCGCCTGCGTGTTCGCCGGCAGCCTGATGCGCCCGCTGGGCGGCGCCCTGGCCGATCGCTTCGGCGGCATCCGCACCTTGCTGGCCATGTACGGCGTGGCGGCCGTGTGCATCGCCGCGGTCGGCTTCAACCTGCCCAGCGCGGCAGCAGCACTGGCACTGTTCGTCAGCGCCATGCTGGGGTTGGGCGCCGGCAATGGCGCGGTGTTCCAACTGGTGCCGCAACGCTTCCGCCAGGAGATCGGGGTGATGACCGGGCTGATCGGCATGGCGGGCGGCATTGGTGGCTTCCTCCTCGCGGCCGGATTAGGCGCCATCAAGCAGCATACCGGCGACTACCAGCTGGGCCTGTGGCTGTTCGCCAGCCTCGGCTTGCTGGCCTGGTTCGGCCTGCATGGCGTCAAACTGCGCTGGCGCACCACCTGGGGCTCGGCGGCGGTCACCGCGGCACGGGTATGA
- a CDS encoding ANTAR domain-containing response regulator encodes MLRILLIDDTEKKVGRLKAALSEAGFEVIEASGLTIDLPGCVETVRPDVVLIDTESPGRDVLEQMVLVSRDHPRPIVLFTDEHDPGVMRQAIQAGVSAYIVEGIHAARLQPILDVAMARFESDQALRAQLLARDQQLAERKRIEQAKGLLMKMKDCNEEQAYTLMRRQAMSRQQKLIQVAEQIIALSEMLG; translated from the coding sequence ATGTTGCGCATCCTGCTGATCGACGACACCGAAAAGAAGGTTGGCCGCCTCAAGGCCGCATTGAGCGAGGCGGGCTTCGAGGTAATCGAGGCCAGCGGCCTGACCATCGACCTGCCCGGCTGCGTCGAAACGGTGCGCCCGGACGTGGTGCTGATCGATACCGAGTCACCCGGCCGGGATGTACTGGAGCAGATGGTGCTGGTCAGCCGCGATCACCCACGGCCCATCGTGCTGTTCACCGACGAGCACGATCCTGGGGTGATGCGGCAGGCGATCCAGGCCGGAGTCAGCGCCTATATCGTCGAAGGCATCCACGCCGCACGCCTGCAACCGATCCTCGACGTGGCCATGGCACGCTTCGAGAGCGACCAGGCGCTGCGCGCGCAACTGTTGGCCCGCGACCAGCAACTGGCCGAACGCAAGCGCATCGAGCAGGCCAAGGGGCTGCTGATGAAGATGAAGGACTGCAACGAGGAGCAGGCCTACACCCTGATGCGCCGCCAGGCCATGAGCCGCCAGCAGAAGCTGATCCAGGTGGCGGAGCAGATCATCGCCCTGTCCGAGATGCTCGGCTGA
- a CDS encoding quinone-dependent dihydroorotate dehydrogenase — MYTLARQLLFKLSPETSHDLSLDLIGAGGRLGLNGLLCKQPAALPVSVMGLNFANPVGLAAGLDKNGAAIDGFAQLGFGFVEIGTVTPRPQPGNPKPRLFRIPEATAIINRMGFNNLGVDNLLARVRASKYSGVLGINIGKNFDTPVERAQDDYLICLEKVYNDASYITVNVSSPNTPGLRSLQFGDSLKQLLDALAERREQLAVSNGKRVPLAIKIAPDMSDEETALVAAALMESGMDAVIATNTTLGREGVEGLPFGGEAGGLSGAPVLEKSTHTVKVLAGELGGKLPIIAAGGITEGRHAAEKIAAGASLVQIYSGFIYKGPALIREAVDAIAAMPR, encoded by the coding sequence ATGTATACCCTGGCCCGCCAGTTGCTGTTCAAGCTTTCCCCGGAAACCTCCCACGACCTCTCGCTGGACCTGATCGGCGCCGGTGGCCGCCTTGGGCTCAATGGCCTGCTGTGCAAGCAGCCAGCAGCGTTGCCGGTAAGTGTCATGGGCTTGAACTTCGCCAACCCGGTCGGCCTGGCCGCGGGCCTGGACAAGAACGGCGCGGCCATCGATGGCTTCGCCCAGCTGGGCTTCGGTTTCGTCGAGATCGGCACCGTGACCCCGCGCCCGCAGCCGGGCAACCCCAAGCCGCGCCTGTTCCGTATTCCCGAGGCCACCGCGATCATCAACCGCATGGGCTTCAACAACCTGGGTGTCGACAACCTGCTGGCGCGGGTGCGGGCCTCGAAGTACAGCGGCGTGCTGGGTATCAACATCGGCAAGAACTTCGACACCCCGGTCGAGCGCGCCCAGGATGACTACCTGATCTGCCTGGAGAAGGTCTACAACGACGCCAGCTACATCACCGTCAACGTCAGCTCGCCCAACACGCCGGGCCTGCGCAGCCTGCAGTTCGGCGACTCGCTCAAGCAACTGCTCGATGCCCTGGCCGAGCGTCGCGAGCAACTGGCGGTGAGCAACGGCAAGCGCGTGCCGCTGGCGATCAAGATCGCCCCGGACATGAGTGACGAGGAAACCGCCCTGGTGGCGGCGGCACTGATGGAATCGGGGATGGACGCGGTGATCGCTACCAACACGACTCTTGGCCGTGAGGGTGTCGAGGGTCTGCCGTTCGGTGGCGAGGCGGGCGGCCTGTCGGGGGCGCCGGTGCTGGAGAAGAGCACTCACACGGTGAAGGTGTTGGCGGGTGAGTTGGGTGGCAAGCTGCCGATCATCGCGGCGGGCGGTATCACCGAGGGTCGCCATGCGGCTGAGAAAATCGCTGCAGGGGCGAGCCTGGTGCAGATTTATTCGGGCTTCATCTATAAGGGGCCCGCGTTGATTCGCGAGGCGGTGGACGCGATTGCCGCGATGCCGAGGTGA
- the rmf gene encoding ribosome modulation factor has translation MRRLKRDPLERAYSRGYQYGVTGKSRELCPFNLPSVRQAWINGWREGRGDNWDGMTGTAGIHRLNENHAVG, from the coding sequence ATGAGAAGACTTAAGCGTGATCCGTTGGAAAGAGCATATTCACGTGGCTACCAGTACGGGGTCACCGGCAAATCCCGCGAACTTTGCCCCTTCAACCTGCCATCCGTTCGCCAGGCCTGGATCAACGGCTGGCGCGAAGGTCGCGGTGATAATTGGGACGGCATGACCGGTACCGCTGGCATTCATAGACTCAACGAAAATCACGCCGTTGGCTGA